In Arthrobacter sp. UKPF54-2, the following are encoded in one genomic region:
- a CDS encoding FadR/GntR family transcriptional regulator: protein MRTHQVVLQWIEEQLSSGQLRVGGRLPAERALAEQLGVSRTSVREAIRILEALGVVRAGVGSGPDAGTVVISDPTAALGSALRLHVATAHLPVADIVQTRVLLESWAAARARPGSPALAEAATLLEQMEGCEATEEFLALDVRFHLALADAAGNAVVSAMMGSLRESIQDYAGRLTGNLPDWAATAARLREEHRGILAAITGHDGAAAARLVAEHIEGYYAEAGLGGSA from the coding sequence ATGCGTACGCACCAGGTCGTCCTGCAGTGGATCGAAGAGCAGCTCTCCAGCGGGCAACTGCGCGTGGGAGGAAGGCTTCCGGCGGAGCGGGCCCTGGCCGAGCAGCTGGGCGTCTCCCGCACCTCGGTCCGTGAGGCGATCCGGATCCTCGAAGCACTGGGCGTGGTCCGGGCGGGCGTGGGCTCCGGCCCCGACGCCGGCACCGTCGTGATCTCGGACCCGACGGCGGCCCTCGGCTCCGCGCTCCGGCTTCACGTGGCCACCGCGCACCTTCCCGTGGCGGACATTGTGCAGACGCGGGTGCTGCTCGAATCCTGGGCCGCTGCCCGGGCCCGGCCCGGGTCGCCCGCGCTCGCCGAGGCGGCAACGCTGTTGGAACAGATGGAGGGCTGCGAGGCCACGGAGGAGTTCCTGGCCCTCGATGTGCGGTTCCACCTGGCGCTGGCCGATGCCGCCGGCAACGCGGTGGTCAGCGCCATGATGGGCTCCCTGCGCGAGTCCATCCAGGACTATGCCGGACGCCTCACCGGGAACCTGCCCGACTGGGCCGCCACGGCGGCGCGGCTGCGGGAGGAACACCGGGGCATCCTGGCGGCCATCACCGGGCACGACGGCGCCGCCGCGGCCCGGCTCGTGGCCGAGCATATCGAGGGCTACTACGCCGAAGCCGGGCTGGGCGGCAGCGCCTGA